The following is a genomic window from Spirosoma foliorum.
TTCCACGCTGATGATCATCATTCTAGGCGTTTTGGCGCTACTAGTTGTGCTGCTCCGGCGCAACAAAACCACTGAGTTGCCCGACGTGCTGGACGATCCTAAAGCGGTGAAACTGGAGCCGTAATTGATTATATTTGTAAAAACAGACCAGCTATGAGTGTCGCAGAAGAATTACACAAAACGATAGATGAACTGTCAGAGGAACAGCAACGAGAGTTGTTGGTAACCGTTCGCCAGTTTCTACGGGAACAACCAGTAGCTGAAGAAAATAATCCAGAGTACCAGTCTCTCCTCAAAGAACTACTAACAAAACGTTATAATTACTATAAAGCTCATCCAGAAACAGGAGTTTCGGGCGAAGAGGCTTCCCGTCGTATCCGGTTGAAATATGGATGGCCCAAATAAATTTTCGATTGTATTTACTGAACAAGCCGATCTTGATCGTGATAGAATCATTGATGAATTAATTGCGCATAAGCCTTCCTTGAGCGACTCAATATTGAGTTTTGATTGAATCTCATGACCGAATCTAAAATTCTTACTCGCGAGCAAGCCATCCGTCAGGCTGATCAATGGCGCGCTGAAGGCAAAAAAATTGTTTTTACGAACGGCTGTTTCGACATTGTTCACTTGGGCCACATAGATTATCTCGAAAAAGCCCGTGCCCTCGGTGACCGTATGATTCTGGGTCTTAACACAGATGCATCGGTTAGTTGTATCAAAGGCCCATTACGCCCTGTTGTGAATGAGTACGCTCGCGCCCGACTCATGGCTGCGCTCGAATTTATTGATGC
Proteins encoded in this region:
- the rfaE2 gene encoding D-glycero-beta-D-manno-heptose 1-phosphate adenylyltransferase, which translates into the protein MTESKILTREQAIRQADQWRAEGKKIVFTNGCFDIVHLGHIDYLEKARALGDRMILGLNTDASVSCIKGPLRPVVNEYARARLMAALEFIDAVTLFGEETPLKLIEAVKPDILVKGNDYTVENIVGSDFVLGRGGRVETVALVPGYSTTKLIERIKQSY